One Pochonia chlamydosporia 170 chromosome 5, whole genome shotgun sequence DNA segment encodes these proteins:
- a CDS encoding glycoside hydrolase family 24 (similar to Metarhizium robertsii ARSEF 23 XP_007822386.1): MKVLTVAQIMAMTATVVTAFPVSADTLNCRAEPNTSSAVKKTYKKNDDIKISCQIAGTSVNGHNIWDKTQDGCYVSDYYVKTGSSGYITGKCGGGSNPPPPSGSFCKSLNKAGTDLITHFEGFVDRPKPDPIGLPTVGYGHLCQQKNCAEVKYKFPLTKATALQLLHDDLPKYTGCLGKVLNAGKVKLNDNQWAALTSWVFNVGCGAAKTSSLVKRLNNGENAVTVASQELPKWKLAGGKVMPGLVRRRADEVKLFKVASSKAAFPKCQ, translated from the coding sequence ATGAAGGTCCTCACCGTCGCCCAAATCATGGCCATGACCGCCACCGTGGTCACAGCCTTCCCCGTTTCCGCCGACACACTCAACTGTCGCGCCGAGCCCAACACCAGCTCCGCCGTCAAGAAGACCTACAAGAAGAACGACGACATCAAGATCTCCTGCCAAATTGCAGGCACCTCCGTCAACGGCCACAACATCTGGGACAAGACCCAAGACGGCTGCTACGTCTCCGACTACTACGTCAAGACCGGCAGCTCTGGCTACATCACCGGCAAATGCGGCGGCGGCTCtaaccctcctcctccatctggCAGCTTCTGCAAGTCACTCAACAAGGCTGGCACCGACCTAATCACCCACTTTGAAGGCTTTGTCGACAGACCCAAGCCCGATCCTATTGGTCTCCCAACAGTCGGCTACGGCCATCTCTGCCAGCAAAAGAACTGCGCTGAAGTCAAGTACAAGTTCCCCTTGACCAAGGCGACCGCTCTCCAGCTGCTGCACGACGATCTCCCCAAGTACACTGGTTGTCTGGGTAAGGTTCTCAACGCGGGCAAGGTTAAGCTCAACGACAATCAGTGGGCTGCCTTGACATCTTGGGTCTTCAATGTCGGTTGTGGCGCAGCCAAGACGTCAAGCCTTGTCAAGAGActcaacaatggcgaaaATGCCGTCACTGTTGCCTCGCAGGAGTTGCCTAAGTGGAAGCTTGCTGGTGGTAAAGTCATGCCCGGCCTTGTTAGGCGTCGTGCTGACGAGGTGAAGCTGTTCAAGGTTGCTTCTTCCAAGGCCGCTTTTCCCAAGTGCCAGTAA